One Pochonia chlamydosporia 170 chromosome 5, whole genome shotgun sequence DNA segment encodes these proteins:
- a CDS encoding thiamine-repressible mitochondrial transport protein THI74 (similar to Verticillium alfalfae VaMs.102 XP_003006257.1) — MTTSNLRHAGEDAFASSADATDANHRRVSAPGEREDAVELTASTASLAAPSLLPTKRTGFWASMGLGGVARRTLGICLLLLTVFLWTLSNFLASFIFSDHTYDKPFFLVYVNTSVFAISLVPMFVKYLLSHGLRGLRNDLVQMWTEQRQQGSYTKAATEDDLDGETLMVDNEAAVEAVVQPGDERLTFRETAILSLEFCMLWFFANYFASACLEYTSVASVTILTSTSSVWTLVFCALFRVEPFSVRKLIGVMASLIGIVLISTVDLSGESDENRGSFPHKTPGQIAIGDSMAFFSAVVYGMYVTVMKRRVGNEDKVDMRLFFGLVGVFNLALLWPLFFILHWTNIEPFEMPPTGKIWTIIIVNSLASFVSDISWAFAMLLTTPLVVTVGLSLTIPLSLVGEMIQYGQYSSFVYWIGAAVVFVSFVFINNESREEGDTREQGPQEQGSV, encoded by the exons ACGGCGTCGACGGCTTCGCTGGCCGCCCCGTCACTATTGCCAACGAAACGCACCGGCTTTTGGGCTAGCATGGGGTTGGGAGGCGTGGCGAGACGGACATTGGGAATCtgcttgttgctgttgacggTGTTCCTATGGACCTTGTCAAACTTTCTAGCCAGC TTCATCTTTTCCGACCACACATACGACAAGCCATTCTTTCTCGTCTACGTCAATACCTCCGTCTTTGCGATTTCGCTGGTGCCCATGTTTGTGAAATACCTGCTCAGCCATGGCCTGCGCGGCCTACGCAATGACTTGGTTCAAATGTGGACGGAGCAGAGGCAGCAGGGCTCATATACCAAGGCGGCGACCGAAGACGACCTCGACGGGGAGACCCTCATGGTGGACAACGAGGCGGCAGTGGAAGCTGTCGTGCAACCCGGCGACGAGAGGCTCACGTTTCGCGAAACCGCCATCCTCAGCTTGGAGTTTTGCATGCTCTGGTTCTTTGCCAACTACTTTGCATCGGCCTGCTTGGAGTACACTAGCGTGGCGAGCGTTACGATCCTCACTTCCACAAGCAGCGTGTGGACGTTGGTGTTTTGCGCACTGTTCCGGGTCGAGCCCTTTTCGGTGCGCAAGCTGATTGGCGTCATGGCCTCCCTCATCGGCATCGTCTTGATCTCGACTGTCGACTTGTCGGGGGAGAGCGACGAGAACCGGGGGTCGTTCCCGCACAAGACACCCGGGCAGATTGCCATTGGTGACTCGATGGCTTTTTTCAGCGCCGTGGTCTACGGCATGTACGTTACGGTGATGAAGAGACGGGTGGGCAATGAGGACAAGGTAGACATGCGGTTATTCTTTGGATTGGTTGGCGTGTTTAATTTGGCGCTGCTGTGGCCGCTGTTTTTCATTTTGCATTGGACGAATATTGAACCG TTTGAAATGCCTCCTACCGGCAAGATTTGGACAATCATCATC GTTAATTCGTTGGCATCCTTTGTCAGCGACATTTCTTGGGCGTTTGCTATGCTCCTAACCACCCCGCTGGTCGTGACGGTTGGGCTTTCTCTTACGATTCCTCTGTCCCTGGTGGGGGAAATGATACAATACGGACAATACTCGAGCTTTGTGTATTGGATTGGCGCAGCCGTTGTGTTTGTGTCATTTGTCTTTATAAACAACGAGAGCCGGGAGGAGGGGGACACAAGGGAACAAGGCCCCCAAGAACAGGGAAGTGTATAG
- a CDS encoding HEM oxygenase-like, multi-helical (similar to Metarhizium robertsii ARSEF 23 XP_007817708.1) — MTSTPLDSFRQDRPLAESIAVATRSIHSRLNKLIIARLPLVLPPQAGDSYVYASGLLHIAPIYSTFESSWQEIVHEPAEQAGDDDSQEPDTRKPRKPIVSDGLRETLDLLHMPGLIRTDRLVADIQSMTGWTAAETREQMAIVSKTGHLAEVVNHIGRAIKNKPHVLLAYSYIMYMALFAGGRFIRATLESAGREFWDKVATNPPLMPAWRSREPTDARNGTAEGEQAQHSSGNSSGRLPLAFFHFDTPEDGEDLKRDFKQKLADCEGMLCYQEKHDIVQEAICIFENMILVVAQLDHVMAAGHNIEPSIDNPVSVRSVATIIKKPIPLHRFRDSVVVTRERSARGSSNRASGLSGSDTTGDSDEESTPESNTTPARIRENTPLSHYPDNHPTIPSSTGIELCPGLSKSVRFEKTLPHPSRGHGGGSTSDSATDLAESLKMASKRLRREQVTNWVLGIAIGMIIVGALFSGRRAASLE, encoded by the coding sequence ATGACATCCACTCCCCTTGATTCGTTTCGCCAAGATCGACCGCTGGCCGAGTCGATTGCCGTTGCCACAAGGAGCATTCACTCCCGGCTTAACAAGCTGATTATTGCGAGGCTGCCGCTAGTTTTGCCCCCTCAGGCAGGCGATTCCTATGTCTACGCCTCGGGCTTGCTGCACATTGCGCCAATTTACTCAACCTTTGAATCATCGTGGCAAGAGATTGTTCACGAACCTGCGGAAcaggctggagatgatgattCACAGGAGCCAGATACTCGCAAACCTCGCAAACCGATTGTCTCGGATGGCTTGCGAGAAACGCTGGACCTCTTGCACATGCCCGGGCTGATTCGTACGGATCGTCTTGTCGCGGATATCCAGTCCATGACGGGGTGGACCGCAGCCGAGACGAGGGAGCAGATGGCCATTGTGAGCAAGACGGGTCATCTTGCTGAGGTTGTGAACCACATTGGTCGGGCTATCAAGAACAAGCCGCACGTGCTGCTGGCGTACTCGTACATTATGTACATGGCGCTTTTCGCGGGTGGTCGATTCATACGGGCCACCCTTGAGTCTGCGGGCAGGGAGTTTTGGGATAAGGTGGCCACGAATCCTCCCTTGATGCCGGCTTGGAGATCTCGCGAGCCAACAGATGCAAGAAACGGGACGGCGGAAGGGGAGCAAGCTCAGCATTCTTCTGGAAACTCTTCCGGCAGGCTGCCACTTGCATTTTTCCACTTTGACACCCCCGAGGACGGCGAAGACTTGAAACGAGACTTTAAGCAGAAACTCGCTGATTGCGAGGGAATGCTCTGCTACCAGGAAAAGCATGACATTGTGCAGGAGGCGATTTGCATATTCGAAAACATGATTCTCGTCGTTGCCCAGCTGGATCATGTCATGGCCGCTGGACACAACATCGAGCCGTCCATTGACAACCCAGTCTCGGTACGGTCTGTCGCCACGATCATCAAAAAGCCCATTCCGCTTCATCGCTTCCGAGACAGCGTCGTAGTCACCAGAGAACGCAGCGCAAGAGGCTCATCAAACAGGGCTTCTGGCCTGTCTGGCAGCGATACCACCGGTGACAGTGACGAGGAGTCGACACCGGAAAGCAATACTACCCCTGCCCGCATTCGAGAAAATACACCCCTTTCCCACTACCCTGACAACCATCCCACTATTCCCTCCTCCACAGGCATAGAGTTGTGTCCGGGGCTCTCCAAATCGGTGAGATTCGAAAAGACACTCCCTCACCCCTCGAGGGGCCACGGCGGCGGTAGCACGAGCGACTCGGCAACGGACTTGGCCGAGAGCCTCAAGATGGCCTCGAAACGCCTGCGTCGGGAGCAAGTTACTAATTGGGTATTGGGGATAGCGATCGGGATGATCATAGTTGGGGCACTCTTCTCGGGCCGACGGGCCGCATCCTTGGAGTAG
- a CDS encoding glutamine amidotransferases class-II domain-containing protein, with protein sequence MRFTIGHVPSISLTPRSRHHLDLAKTVPASYNYNNHSIPFSLSLLVLGSFLLCELSLSRRIMCRFLVYKGSDEILLSKLILDPTHSILKQSFDSRLRLDTRRGQNNADGFGIGFYTDPKLGAAPCLFTSTIPAWNCTNLQRIASKTASRLIFGHVRATTEGSLSEDNCHPFTHASLMWMHNGGLGGWKHIKRKLGGRLADKWFLEVKGGTDSEWAFALFLDTLERLGHDPSSSPESGFGPTVLRKAVEQTIAQINELTDAIPQDVLQNEDVDTRSLLNFAVTDGHSVICTRYISSSKDEAASLYYSSGTQWVTRTADPNDRQYQMERKDKGADIVLVASEPLTFERENWVNVPTNSILTIHRQTVMVHPILDKYYERDPYHVRSSAFVQTKGLISNEKPPSGTSISPGSGTTPSSFDGYRKLAAQTLCSRSLSPDVSRRSLTPLSANELR encoded by the exons ATGCGATTCACAATTGGCCACGTCCCATCCATATCGCTGACTCCCAGAAGCAGACATCATCTCGACCTCGCAAAGACTGTTCCTGCATCCTACAACTATAACAATCATTCTATTCCTTTTAGTCTTTCGCTCCTCGTCCTAGGATCTTTTTTGCTGTGTGAACTGTCACTCTCCCGGCGAATCATGTGCCGCTTCTTG GTATACAAAGGCAGCGACGAGATCCTCCTGTCCAAGCTAATTCTCGACCCGACGCATTCCATATTGAAACAGTCCTTTGACTCGCGGCTCCGTCTA GACACCCGACGAGGACAAAACAACGCCGATGGCTTCGGTATAGGATTCTACACGGATCCGAAGCTCGGGGCAGCGCCCTGTCTCTTCACGTCCACCATCCCAGCATGGAACTGCACAAACCTCCAGCGCATCGCCTCCAAGACGGCCTCACGCCTCATCTTTGGCCATGTCCGCGCCACGACCGAAGGCTCGCTCAGCGAGGACAACTGCCACCCCTTTACCCACGCAAGCCTAATGTGGATGCACAACGGCGGACTCGGCGGCTGGAAACACATCAAGAGAAAGCTCGGCGGCCGCCTGGCGGACAAGTGGTTCCTCGAGGTCAAGGGCGGCACCGACAGCGAATGGGCCTTTGCGCTGTTCCTCGACACCCTCGAGCGGCTCGGCCACGACCCCAGCTCATCGCCCGAGAGTGGCTTCGGACCGACCGTCTTGCGAAAGGCCGTGGAGCAGACTATTGCGCAGATCAACGAGCTGACCGACGCGATTCCCCAGGATGTGCTGCAGAACGAGGATGTCGACACTAGGAGTTTGCTCAACTTTGCTGTGACGGATGGCCACAGTGTCATTTGCACACGCTATATTAGCAGCTCAAAGGACGAGGCGGCCAGCCTGTACTATTCGTCTGGTACGCAGTGGGTGACGCGGACCGCTGACCCCAACGACAGGCAGTATCAGATGGAGCGCAAGGACAAGGGGGCTGATATCGTGCTTGTGGCTAGCGAGCCTTTGACTTTTGAGCGTG AAAACTGGGTGAATGTTCCTACAAACTCTATCCTCACCATTCATCGCCAGACAGTCATGGTGCATCCCATCCTTGACAAGTACTACGAACGAGACCCCTATCACGTCCGCTCCAGTGCCTTTGTTCAGACCAAGGGCCTCATTTCGAACGAGAAGCCGCCTAGCGGCACATCCATTAGTCCTGGTAGCGGCACGACGCCATCTAGCTTCGATGGCTACAGGAAATTAGCTGCGCAGACTCTGTGCTCACGAAGTCTGAGCCCTGACGTGAGCAGGCGTTCCTTGACCCCTCTGTCCGCGAACGAGTTGCGATAA
- a CDS encoding WD domain-containing protein (similar to Cordyceps militaris CM01 XP_006668316.1) — translation MQHHHGSAVPDMLPSSPPALSSSPANPFLSPTRTSRRKEKRNPSVTPRRFGRFFTPRSTLPTESRAALGLLNASATNRQLISPQSLAADPLSSDPICPSSPTEALGHVDANGEKRKRAELGGQTVPKRRRGLLVDDTSPPTLRLPGRSFHMSRDGNVQMVEQSQTDARDGLDDRRRATLSHFFKASRSGSIGGMEEKSLSVAPSLQPSELRTNLTLEGYQPEPIRKLRNRGFAAQLLDREHGFASHTGRQYLSFPACDPRTLTASFYSESQDTHLCTSYTSPGNTIPFSLASCHGAPVTVIGDEQGIVRFFNTDTTHDPFESKIGVHVKVHDNAIMDLDLSVDDCRLATASGDRTGKIVDVMTQTVAVELASGHWDSLRQIAFQPGACNGSTLATSDRAGRVQIWDLRCSSMPTQCFSAEGVDYTGERDTTLEPVAAKTINTITNAHERTIQGTTSTASITAIQWLPSGREHLLLTASEANASIKLWDTRYIKPRRQAEETPLAITPQPTSHAWRSYGITSMALSTDASRLYAVCKDSTIYAYSTSHLMLGHAPELDDSAPKRKPSGAQGLGPLYGFKHDFFRASSFYVKCALRHRTPANNYQEELLAVGSSDSCAVLFPTDERYLYANYAKQAHRLDEPTPSHSATPSSPPSSVPIFRAGTPLAHGHSREVTTLNWSHHGKLVTASDDYLVRHWQADANRARYLRQVGDFGPDRHMAGWADVLSVWDADDDDDEH, via the exons ATgcagcatcaccatggcTCTGCTGTCCCTGACATGTTGCCCTCGAGCCCTCCGGCCCTCAGTTCTTCCCCGGCAAACCCATTTCTCTCGCCAACCCGAACCAGTCGccgcaaggagaagagaaaccCGTCCGTCACGCCTAGAAGGTTTGGCCGTTTCTTCACGCCTCGGTCAACGTTGCCAACGGAAAGCCGGGCTGCCCTAGGACTCCTCAATGCATCCGCCACCAACCGTCAACTCATCTCTCCTCAATCACTGGCCGCTGACCCGTTGAGCTCGGATCCGATATGcccttcatcaccaactgAAGCCCTGGGGCACGTGGATGCTAACggggagaagaggaagcggGCAGAGCTCGGTGGCCAGACTGTTCCAAAGCGACGACGAGGTCTGCTCGTGGATGACACTTCTCCCCCTACACTTCGACTTCCCGGAAGAAGCTTCCACATGTCTCGGGACGGCAATGTACAAATGGTggaacaaagtcaaacaGATGCGAGAGACGGGCTGGACGACAGGCGGCGAGCTACCTTG AGTCACTTCTTCAAAGCTAGTCGCAGTGGAAGTATTGGTGGCATGGAGGAAAAGTCGCTTTCCGTTGCACCCAGTCTTCAGCCGTCCGAGTTGAGAACAAACCTG ACCCTCGAAGGATATCAGCCGGAACCCATTCGCAAACTTCGCAACCGTGGTTTCGCTGCACAGCTGCTGGACAGGGAGCATGGATTCGCCTCTCACACTGGCAGGCAGTACCTCAGCTTTCCGGCCTGCGACCCTAGAACTCTCACAGCATCCTTTTACAGCGAAAGCCAAGACACCCACCTCTGTACCTCGTATACCAGTCCAGGCAACACCATCCCCTTTAGTCTCGCCAGCTGCCACGGTGCTCCTGTAACCGTCATTGGCGACGAGCAGGGCATTGTGCGGTTCTTCAACACCGACACGACACACGACCCGTTTGAGTCCAAGATTGGAGTCCACGTCAAGGTTCACGACAATGCCATTATGGATCTGGACCTGTCCGTGGACGACTGTCGGCTGGCAACGGCCAGTGGAGATCGAACGGGCAAAATCGTCGACGTGATGACGCAAACAGTTGCTGTCGAGCTCGCCAGTGGACACTGGGACTCTCTCCGTCAAATCGCCTTCCAGCCAGGCGCATGCAACGGCAGCACGCTCGCGACATCAGACCGAGCCGGCCGTGTGCAAATATGGGATTTGCGGTGTTCTTCGATGCCCACACAGTGCTTCTCGGCAGAGGGCGTCGACTACACAGGCGAACGCGACACCACGCTTGAACCCGTCGCCGccaaaaccatcaacaccatcaccaacgccCACGAACGCACCATCCAGGGaaccacatcaacagcctccatcaccgccatccaGTGGCTCCCATCGGGCAGGGAACACCTCCTCCTCACCGCCAGCGAGGCCAACGCCTCCATCAAGCTCTGGGACACGAGATACATCAAGCCACGCCGACAGGCAGAAGAGACGCCCCTCGCCATAACCCCCCAGCCCACATCCCACGCCTGGCGATCCTACGGCATCACGTCCATGGCCCTCAGCACCGACGCCTCCCGCCTCTACGCCGTCTGCAAAGACAGCACCATCTACGCCTACTCCACCTCACACTTGATGCTCGGCCACGCACCCGAACTCGACGACTCCGCGCCCAAGCGCAAGCCCTCCGGTGCCCAGGGCCTGGGGCCTCTCTACGGCTTCAAACACGACTTCTTCCGCGCCTCATCCTTCTACGTCAAGTGCGCGCTGCGACACCGCACCCCCGCCAACAACTACCAGGAGGAACTCCTCGCCGTGGGCAGCTCAGACAGCTGCGCCGTGCTCTTCCCCACGGACGAGCGCTACCTGTACGCCAACTACGCCAAGCAGGCACACAGGCTCGACGAGCCCACACCCTCGCACTCCGCGACACCCTCGTCACCTCCTTCTTCCGTTCCTATTTTCCGGGCCGGCACGCCCCTTGCTCATGGTCATTCCCGCGAGGTGACGACCTTGAATTGGTCGCACCACGGCAAACTGGTCACCGCGTCGGATGACTACCTCGTTCGACACTGGCAGGCGGATGCCAATAGGGCCAGGTACCTGCGACAGGTGGGTGACTTTGGGCCCGACAGACACATGGCTGGGTGGGCGGACGTGCTGTCCGTCTgggatgctgatgatgatgacgatgaacaTTGA